AGTCCTAAAATTTTTTCAAAAGTTTCTTCAATATTCATATGATCATTTACAATGGCAATAACCCCTTGAGCTACATGTAAAGGATCAACTTCTCGATTTCTATCACTATAGTCTCTTTTGTTGATGTTATCAAGAATTTTCTCATAGTTTGATTCAGTATTTAACTGTGAATTTTGTAAAACTCTTCGTCTTGCCCTTATAGGAGAGCTTGCATCTAAGAAAATTCTCACCTCAGCATCGGGGGCTAATTTAAAGGTGGTATCTCTTCCTTCAATTACATAACCTTTTTTAACTTTCATGGTGTCAATAATTATTTGGTTAATAAAATTTCTAATATCTAAAATAGTAGAAATTTCACTAGCTTGTTCAGAGATTTTTTCATCTCTTAAATAAGGAGCAATATCTTGGTTATTTAAGAATATTTGATCTTCATTTACATAATTGATTTTGATGTTTTTAAGTTCTTTTACAAGCAAGTCTTGAGTTAAATTAAATTTATCTTTATAAAAAGCAATGGCACGATAAAAAAGACCAGTATTGATAAAAACATAGTTAAGATGATCTGCTAGTTTTTTTGCAATTGTACTTTTACCTACTCCACTAGGACCATCTATTGCAATATTGATATTTTTAGTCATGTTCATTTCCTTTTATTTTATAGTTGAAAATTTCTTTTTAGTTATTTTTTTATGTGTTTGTAAATCTGGCTCATTTAAGATTTCTGAAAAAGCAGGTGATTCAAAAAATTCATCATCAAAGATATCTTCAACTTTGACATCAGCTCTTTTATATGAAAGAGAATCATAACTTTTTTTTAAATCATATAAAAGATTTTTATTGAATTTTTCATAAGACAACTTTTTTAAATCATTTTTTTCTTCATAGTAATTATTGATGTTAGTTTTTTTAACATCAAAAAGATAAATATCTAAGTTTGGAATAAAACTTTTTGCTTTTACATAAATAGATTTTAAATTTGGATTTGATTGATAAAAACTAATTCTCATCTCTTTTTCATTAAAAAGATTTTTTCTTAAATCTTTGAAATTATCCATTCTTTTAGCTATTTTTTCATCACTCATAAGCTATTTACCTTTCATAATAATTTAATCTTTATACATAAGATTTAAAAAAATAATGTTCTAATTTTAGCAATTTAATGAAAAAGTCCTTTGAAATTAATGTGACTTTGACTAGTGACCAAGACAAAAAGCGACAATGATGAGCTTTTTCCATTATAATTTATATGTGCAACATTTTTTCTTTTAATGTACAAAAAGTATTATTTTTAATTTTTTTGCACTCAATTTATAAATTCATAAAGATTTTTTATACGAAAGGAAATTATGAAAACTAAAAAAATTGTAAGTTTAATAGCCTTATCAGGATTAATTTTAACTCCAACTGTTTTTGTCTCATGTAGTGCTCAATCTATAGAAAAAAGAAATCAAAATTCTAATCCAAGTGATCAAACAATCCAAGCACTCCAGATTAATCAAAATAATCAACAAGAAAGTCCAAAACCTCCAGCAAAACCTGAAGGTGATAACAAGCAACCAGAAACTCCTAAAACCCCTGAATCTGAAAAACCTCCTGCAAAACCTGAAGGAGATAGCAAACAGCCAGAAGAACCTAAAACTCCTGAAAAACAAGATATGGATAAAAATCCTGAGCAACCAAAAGAACCTGAAGTTCCAAAAGCTCCAGAACCTGAAAAACCTAAGCCAAATTGGTGAGAAGTTGAAGGTGAAGCTCAAGTTGAACTTCTAAGTCTAAGTTCTGATGGTATAAGTCTATCTTTAAAATTTAAAGATGATCTTCCAGAAAATTCAAATTCAAAATTAACTCTTAAAAAAGAGGGCAGTGGTCCAAGTGAAGAAAAAACATTTGAATTTAAAACTACAAAATCTAAAGATTACAAAATTAACTTAGGTGATTTAAAATCAGCTAAATGATCAGTTTCAAAAATTCAATTTGGTCCTTCAACATACACACCAAAATCAACTAAGAGTTTTGATCATAAATCAGATCTTGAAGAATACAACAAAATAAAAGAAATCTTGTCAAAACTTAACTTTAATATTAAAGAAGACAAGAAAAATACTGTAAACTTTTTTGGACTAGAATCAAGTGATTTTAATTTAGGACTTGTAACTAAGGATAGAAGTGACATTTTTGGTTTTTCTGAAGAAACACTAAAAAACAATGGAATTAGCAATGTTGATATGAAAATTACTTTTTCACCAACAACTGATAAAGGTGTTGAAAGAAAAAGATTAGGAACATTTTCAATTCAATTTTTAAATAAATCTTCTGTATTTAAAAATATTGAAAAATCTATAGAATGAAGTTACAAAAACAGCCAAGACATTCTTGGAGAGTTTGTAAAAGATAATCCACGTTACAAAGAATTTGAAGATTATGTTTTAAATAATTACTTTAAAAATAAAAAAGATCTTCATCCATTTATGCTGCAAGAATTAACTGTTTTAGAAAATAATAAAGAAGTTAAAATAGCAGATAAAAAAATAAATCTAAAAGAAGGTGTTGTAGTAAGCCTTAAAAAATTCAAAAATCTAGATGACTACAAAGGAGAAGCTAGTTTAGTCTTTGAAGTTAATAGAGATGGTAATAAAAAAGAGTTAGAAATAACTGTTAAAGACTTAGCTAAAGTTAATTTCCACGAGCAAGACTATGGTGGAAGTAGAAGAGCTCAAGACTTTGATGTAAAAGCTAGTTCAAGTTGATCAAGTGGATATCCTCCTGTAAGAGTTTGATCACCTTATACTTGAAAAAATTATTACTGATCAGCTGGTAAAGGTGATAAAAATCCTTGATTTGAATTTAGTTGAAAAAATGGTAAAAGAGGAACTATTTATGGATTTGAGCTTCTTTTCTGAAAAGGAGACCATAGATACTATATAAAAGATGCCTACAGAGTTGAATATAGAGAAACAAAAGATGGACCATGAAAGAATGTAAACATCTATCCTAAAAAAGCTCAAAATGTATTTTTTGTTCCATCAAAAAGCTACCATTACTACAGAGATGTAGTTGAAATTAAAAAAGCAAATATTCACTCAGTTAGAATTGTCTTTGAAAATAGACTAAAACCACTTTGACCTTCTATTTTTGCTCTAATGCCAATTACTAAAGTTTAATAAAAAATTAATAACCAAAAAATTTAAAAAAGTTTTGTCTTTAAATAAGGCAAAACTTTTTTGTATAAAAAAACTACCATGACTAAGTGAGCATAAACCATGGTAGTTATAATTAAGTAAAACTAAAATATTAAGTTTGTTAGATTATTAATTAACTTTTATAAAAAACTATTTAACAATTAAGTTTAAAACTTTGTTAGCTACAAAAATAACTTTTATAATATTTTTGTTTTCTAATAAAGTTTTTATTTTCTCAATTTGCATTGCTTTTGCTAAAACTTCCTCTTGAGTTTTGTCTAGTTCAAAATCAACTATAGCTCTAACTTTTCCGTTAATTTGAATTACATATTTTGTGAGATTGCTTTCTAAATAAGTTGGATCATAAGTAGGTCATATTTGATCTTTAACTTGCTTTTGATTCATTTTTTCTAAAAGCTCTTCTGCAATATGAGGGGCAAAAAGAGACAAAATAAGGGCAAAGTTTTTTAAAATTTCTCAAGAAGGAATTTTTTCTACTTTATAAAGCAAGTTAACAAAAACCATTAATTTTGAAATGGCTGTATTAAATTTTAAAAGTTCAACTTCGTTTTCTATTTCTTTAATCAACTTATTGTATTGACTTAAAATTAAATGATCCTCGTTTGATTTTTCAATAGTTTTTTGTCCATCAAAAAACATTTCAAAGAGTCTATAAACTCTTTCAAGTCATTTTCTTATTCCTTTAATAGACTCAACTTGTCAATCTTTGTCATCTGTTAGTGGACCCATAAACATTTCATAGACTCTAAGAGTGTCAGCTCCTAATTCATCAACTATTTCACTTGGGTTAATAATGTTACCTCTAGATTTTGACATTTTTTGGCCGTCAGTTCCTAAAATCATTCCTTGATTTACAACTTTTTGAAAAGGTTCTTTAGTAGGAACTACTCCTATGTCATATAAAAATCGATGTCAAAATCTTGAATATAAAAGATGTAAAACAGCATGTTCTTGGCCACCTATATATAAATCAACTGGAAGCCATTTTTTAAATCTCTTTTTTGCCTCTTCTGAGTCAAGTTTTTCATATGAGCCATCAGCATTTTTTAAAATATAAGCTAGGTAATATCAATTTGAACCAGCTCATTGAGGCATGGTGTTTGTCTCACGAGTTAGTTTTTTCCCATCTTTTTCAAAATAAAGCCATTTTTTATTATTAAAAAGAGGAGACTGACCATTTTTTGAAGGCTTAATGTTTTCCATAAAAGGAAGCTCAACTAAGCCATCAATTAAATAAACATTATTTTCATCATCAAAGGCAACTGGAAAAGGCTCTCCTCAATATCTTTGTCTTGAAAAAATTCAATCTCTTAATTTGTAAAAAGTCTCAACTTGTCCAAGATTGTTTTTCTCAACATATTGATTTAATTTTTCAATGGCCTCTTTTGAGCTAAGACCATTAAACTCAGAGGAATTAATTAAATGACCGCTTTCAAGATAAGGCAGCTCTACATTTTCTTTTGAAACAATAACTTGTTTAATTTCTAAGCCATATTTATTTGCAAATTCATAATCTCTTTTATCATGAGCTGGAACTGACATAATAGCTCCAGTTCCATAAGAAAGTAGTACAAAATCACCAATTCAAATTGGGATTTTTTTTTGGTTAAAAGGATTAATGGCATAAGAACCTGTGAAGATTCCATTTTTTTCATTTTTATCAGCTTTTTGTCTATCATCAAGTTTTTCAAATTCTTTTATAAAGTCTTTAACTTTTTCTTTATTTTCGCTAGTAACAATTTTTTCTACAAGAGGATGTTCAGGAGAAATAGTTAAAAAAGTAGCTCCAAAAATTGTTTCAATTCTTGTTGTAAAAACTTCAATACTTTCATCAAGAAGCTCTAGAGCAAATTTGACTTTAGTTCCAGTTGATTTTCCTATTCAATTTTTTTGAAGAAGCTTTAGAGAATTTTCTCAATCTAAATCTTCAAGACCTTCTAAAAGTTTATCTGCATAATTAGTTATTTTTAAAACTCACTGTCTCATCTTTTTTTTGACAACGGGGAAAGAGCCTCTTTCAGAGACTTTGTTTCCATCTTTGTCAATTAAAACTTCTTCATTTGCAAGAACAGTACCAAGCTCTTCACACCAGTTTACATCTATGTCTGCTAAAACTGCCAATCCTTTTTTATAAAGCTCTTTAAAAATTCATTGGGTTTGTTCATAAAACTTTGGATCAGTAGTATTAACTTCTTTGTCAAAGTCATATGAAAGTCCAAGTGATTTAATTTGCTTTTTAAAAGTTGCAATATTTTTTTGAGTAAACTCATTGGGATTGTTTCCTGTGCTAATGGCATATTGTTCAGCTGGAAGACCAAAGGCATCTCAACCCATTGGATGTAAAACATCAAAGCCTTTTAATCTTTTAAATCTAGCGATAATATCAGTTGCTGTGTATCCTTCAGGATGACCCACGTGAAGCCCTGATCCTGAAGGATAAGGGAACATATCTAAAACATAATATTTTTTATCGCTTTTATTTCCTGTTTTAAAAGCTTTGCTTTGATCTCAAATTTTTTGTCACTTTTTTTCTATTTCTTTATGGTTATACATATTTTTTTATTTTAAATTAAAAAAACAAAATTAGCCTTAATAATTTACTAATCTCACTTTTAAATCTTATAAAAACAAAGCTAAAAACTTATTTGCATTTTTGCTTTTAAAATAAAGATTTTTAATTATTTTAAAAACTTTAAATTTGGCTCTAGAGACTTATAATTTTTATAAGTTTAAAAATTTTAAAAAAGAGAAAAGAGGAAATATGATTAAACCTAAGAAATTAAATGCTGGAGACAAAATTGCTATTGTAAGTTTGTCAAGTGGTGTACTTGGAGAGGCTTTTTGTAAACATCAATTAGACCTTGGTATTGAGAGACTAAAAAAATTTGGATTAGAAGCTGTTTTTATGGAAAATTCTTTAAAAGGACTTGAATTTATCAAGAACAATCCACAAGCAAGGGCAAACGATTTAAAAAGTGCATTTTATAACCCTGAAATAAAAGCAATTCTTTGTGCAATAGGTGGCCTTGATACACATAGAATTTTTGAGTATTTATTTAATGATGAAGAATTCATGAGCTATGTAAAAAATAATCCCAAAATTTTTATTGGCTATTCTGATTCAACAAACAATCATTTATTTTTTAATAAACTAAATGTTGTTAGTTATTATGGAATGAATTTTTTAAGTGACTTTGCAGAGTTAGACAAAAATATGCTCTCTTACACAGAGCAAAATTTTAAAATGTTTTTTGAAAATAAGCCTAGCAGACAAATTCTTTTATCACCAGAGTGATATGAAGAAAGAAAAGATTTTTCTCAATCACAATTAGGAACTGCTAGAGTAAAACATGATGAAAAAAGAGGCTTTCAAGTTATTAGAGGAAAAGGCAAAATTAAAGGAGAGCTTTTTGGTGGATCACTTGAAGTTTTTTATAATGGTTTAAACAAAGATCAACAAGGAAAAAGCACTTTTAAAACTTTTGATTTAATACCATCAAAAGACGTCTTGAAAAAAACTATTTTATTTTTAGAAACAAGTGAGTATAAACCAGAGCCAAAATTATTTGAAAAAATGATTGACTTGTTAATAGAAAATGAAATTTTACAAAACGTAAAAGCTCTAATT
The sequence above is a segment of the Mycoplasmopsis pulmonis genome. Coding sequences within it:
- the leuS gene encoding leucine--tRNA ligase; amino-acid sequence: MYNHKEIEKKWQKIWDQSKAFKTGNKSDKKYYVLDMFPYPSGSGLHVGHPEGYTATDIIARFKRLKGFDVLHPMGWDAFGLPAEQYAISTGNNPNEFTQKNIATFKKQIKSLGLSYDFDKEVNTTDPKFYEQTQWIFKELYKKGLAVLADIDVNWCEELGTVLANEEVLIDKDGNKVSERGSFPVVKKKMRQWVLKITNYADKLLEGLEDLDWENSLKLLQKNWIGKSTGTKVKFALELLDESIEVFTTRIETIFGATFLTISPEHPLVEKIVTSENKEKVKDFIKEFEKLDDRQKADKNEKNGIFTGSYAINPFNQKKIPIWIGDFVLLSYGTGAIMSVPAHDKRDYEFANKYGLEIKQVIVSKENVELPYLESGHLINSSEFNGLSSKEAIEKLNQYVEKNNLGQVETFYKLRDWIFSRQRYWGEPFPVAFDDENNVYLIDGLVELPFMENIKPSKNGQSPLFNNKKWLYFEKDGKKLTRETNTMPQWAGSNWYYLAYILKNADGSYEKLDSEEAKKRFKKWLPVDLYIGGQEHAVLHLLYSRFWHRFLYDIGVVPTKEPFQKVVNQGMILGTDGQKMSKSRGNIINPSEIVDELGADTLRVYEMFMGPLTDDKDWQVESIKGIRKWLERVYRLFEMFFDGQKTIEKSNEDHLILSQYNKLIKEIENEVELLKFNTAISKLMVFVNLLYKVEKIPSWEILKNFALILSLFAPHIAEELLEKMNQKQVKDQIWPTYDPTYLESNLTKYVIQINGKVRAIVDFELDKTQEEVLAKAMQIEKIKTLLENKNIIKVIFVANKVLNLIVK
- a CDS encoding S66 family peptidase; the encoded protein is MIKPKKLNAGDKIAIVSLSSGVLGEAFCKHQLDLGIERLKKFGLEAVFMENSLKGLEFIKNNPQARANDLKSAFYNPEIKAILCAIGGLDTHRIFEYLFNDEEFMSYVKNNPKIFIGYSDSTNNHLFFNKLNVVSYYGMNFLSDFAELDKNMLSYTEQNFKMFFENKPSRQILLSPEWYEERKDFSQSQLGTARVKHDEKRGFQVIRGKGKIKGELFGGSLEVFYNGLNKDQQGKSTFKTFDLIPSKDVLKKTILFLETSEYKPEPKLFEKMIDLLIENEILQNVKALIFGKPQDEVFFDEYKKILKDKSEKFDLPIFYNINFGHALPHNIIPYGIELEIDFDHKTLTLTEPLFDEKIKRI
- the cmk gene encoding (d)CMP kinase — its product is MTKNINIAIDGPSGVGKSTIAKKLADHLNYVFINTGLFYRAIAFYKDKFNLTQDLLVKELKNIKINYVNEDQIFLNNQDIAPYLRDEKISEQASEISTILDIRNFINQIIIDTMKVKKGYVIEGRDTTFKLAPDAEVRIFLDASSPIRARRRVLQNSQLNTESNYEKILDNINKRDYSDRNREVDPLHVAQGVIAIVNDHMNIEETFEKILGLVNEAIDKK